CTTCCTCAACGTCAATTTGCTCTTCTGGCTCATCGGTCATATCCAGAAGAGCCACTGGGTACGTACGTTACTTCTTTTTTCGTTTTCCTTTCGGACTACTTTGCTTCTTTTTACTTTCCAATTGATTGTTGATTTTCTGTGTTTGGTTTGGCTGTGTAGATGATAGATTTGTATTGGACGGTAATACCAGTGATGCTTGTTCATTACTATGCGACTCACCCTATGGCTCATTATGACTGGTGGAGGTCGAGGATTGCAATCTTGATGACTTGGGTGTGGGGTCTAAGGCTGACCCATAACTACTTCAGGCGTGAAGGCTGGCAGTGGGGCGCAAGGGAGGACTGGAGGTTCACAAATATGCGCCAACAGTACGGCAAGCACTGGTGGTGGGTTTCCTTTTTCGCTGTCTACCTCTGTCAACAGGTAACTGATGAGCCCAAGGCAATCTGACTCTGTATCCGACTTCACAATAACTGCTCGATGAATTTCCTGAATGGGTTTCTAAACCATGTTAGCTAATATGGTATGTTTTCTGGTTGGTTTATACTTTGCAGGTGTTTCTGATTGGAGTAAGCCTCCCATTATATGTTGTCCACTCGATCAATAAGCCATTGAACATCTGGGATTTTATTGCCGTCATTGTCTGTGTGTGTGGAATCATTGTCGCTTACTATGCAGACACGCAACTCCATGAATTTGTGACTATGAACGCCAAGCTGAAGGATCATGGGAAGCCAATGGTACCCAGCCTGGACAAGGGCTTGTGGAAATACTCACGGCATCCAAACTACTTTGGAGAGCAGTTGTGGTGGTGGGGACTGGTTATATTTGCGTGGAACCTCGGACATGGATGGACCTTTCTCGGAGCACTTATCAATAGTATGTGCTTAGCTTACGTGACTATGCTTGTGGAGGACCGGATGGTGAAGCAAGATTACAGAGCTGAGGCTTACAGACTGTACCAGAAGACAACTTCCGTGTGGATACCTTGGTTCAGGTCATCCGCCATGGGAGGAAAAGATAAAAGCACTTGATTTGATATTTCGGCACCAAGCATTGCTACGGTACTCGTATTTATcagcatttttttctttgttcagtTTTCTGCCTTGATTTGTGAGGACTTATCTACTACTTTGTTCATTTCAGGAGAGATGGGTTTTGTTTGTGCTTAGCCAAATATAGATCGTAGTATGTATTGTACAAAATATTTCTGCATATGCTAAAAGCGTTACCTTTACTTTCTGAAACTTTTGCGGGTTTATTCAGATTTAATTTTGAAGTTCATCGAAGATCTAGCTTTTTGGTCAGATAATGATATCCATTTCGGGTAATGATGTCAAAAATGGAGTTGgggggagagaagagaaaactGCCTAGAGTGGAGAAGATTGACTGAAAATGAATGATTTTATTGCAATGCTTCTGATTCTTACACATGAGAAGTATTTCTATACAGGACTTGAGCTTAAATCCTCTGTTAACAAACTAATCACCTCTAACTAATTTATAACTAATAGCTAACAGTAGTTATAACTTACAACTCTAATAAACGATACACTACAACTCTCTTAACCCATTTTACCATCAACCAATGCAAATATGCTACTTTATTAAAAATGACATTCAATTTTAGGAAACGACTCTTAATTTAATATAGAGTTGCAAAAGAGTTGTAAAAGAGTTGGAAATATGTTTTCTTAGTTCATCAGTTTCTTGCTGGACGAACAATCACTAGACTAGAAGGTGAATTTATAAAGCACTGTGCATTTATGCATGGCTCGAGTAGTAGgcttaaatattttgtaaaagtaTGAGTCACATCacgaaaaagtgagtttttaacACTTTTCTATAGTAGAGTCCTCTTTTTTATGAAGGGAAGCACCAAGAACTGGACTGGTGACTTCCACTATTTTACActaacaaataacaaaaaaacacATAAGGATTctaacaaaattaataataaaattggatGCAGTGAATctgcattaattttttcattacttccttcttcttcccccCGCCTTACCCAATCTCATCTCCCCTCTCTCCTCGTCAAGCAGAGACTTGagcctttttccctctctctctctctctcacacaaacATTTGCATCGAAGCCCCCTTGTcataccctctctctctctctctctctcactaaaAT
This genomic interval from Carya illinoinensis cultivar Pawnee chromosome 2, C.illinoinensisPawnee_v1, whole genome shotgun sequence contains the following:
- the LOC122300098 gene encoding uncharacterized protein C594.04c, with product MGFGGNRGASANLKNAVIAFLAPLPSIIFYLSFLNHHYRITASGSDGDGLSHSPLWTWSYRHPLLLANAFFFLNVNLLFWLIGHIQKSHWMIDLYWTVIPVMLVHYYATHPMAHYDWWRSRIAILMTWVWGLRLTHNYFRREGWQWGAREDWRFTNMRQQYGKHWWWVSFFAVYLCQQVFLIGVSLPLYVVHSINKPLNIWDFIAVIVCVCGIIVAYYADTQLHEFVTMNAKLKDHGKPMVPSLDKGLWKYSRHPNYFGEQLWWWGLVIFAWNLGHGWTFLGALINSMCLAYVTMLVEDRMVKQDYRAEAYRLYQKTTSVWIPWFRSSAMGGKDKST